In Molothrus aeneus isolate 106 chromosome 3, BPBGC_Maene_1.0, whole genome shotgun sequence, a single genomic region encodes these proteins:
- the TCF21 gene encoding transcription factor 21, with the protein MSTGSLSDVEDLQEVEMLECDGLKMDTNKEFGASTESNEEGSNGENGSPQKGRGASGKRKKAPPKKSPLNGVSQEGKQVQRNAANARERARMRVLSKAFSRLKTTLPWVPPDTKLSKLDTLRLASSYIAHLRQILANDKYENGYIHPVNLTWPFMVAGKPESDLKEVVNTNRLCGPTAS; encoded by the exons ATGTCCACTGGGTCCCTCAGTGATGTGGAAGATCTGCAGGAGGTGGAGATGCTGGAGTGCGATGGCCTGAAAATGGATACTAACAAAGAGTTTGGGGCGTCCACCGAGAGCAACGAGGAGGGATCCAATGGCGAGAATGGCTCCCCTCAGAAGGGGAGAGGGGCCTCGggcaagaggaaaaaagctcCCCCCAAGAAGAGCCCTTTAAATGGAGTGAGCCAGGAGGGAAAGCAGGTACAGAGAAATGCCGCCAACGCCAGGGAGAGGGCGAGGATGAGGGTCCTTAGcaaagccttctccaggctTAAGACCACCCTACCCTGGGTGCCTCCAGACACCAAACTTTCCAAACTGGACACCTTGAGGCTGGCCTCCAGCTACATTGCTCACCTGAGGCAGATCCTGGCCAATGACAAGTATGAGAACGGCTACATCCACCCAGTCAACTTG ACTTGGCCTTTTATGGTAGCCGGCAAACCCGAGAGTGACCTGAAAGAAGTGGTGAACACAAACCGCTTGTGCGGCCCGACGGCATCCTGA